One segment of Babylonia areolata isolate BAREFJ2019XMU chromosome 24, ASM4173473v1, whole genome shotgun sequence DNA contains the following:
- the LOC143298913 gene encoding uncharacterized protein LOC143298913, protein MRVCILSTLLAVAVTISSGADNGAYSSGSGGDYASVKAAQGHQGGSGGGGTFGGAQGHKAGGHGGGPIIVGRSGGGGPHVAGVSTLDSFGSALGAGDGTTAFQRGTAQVHARDRAIAQAQEQANRWSRHYDNADAGASRSDNQGRKGQLKETAFNNQDQQAKGSNSHQSDSYDRNYDRGSETGQKQIDANDKHAGGLQSHGQYNRKDQAANQGNKALSNSKNAFTNENKGLAKVDFAYKKNFDNNFSQIGGFKEAVSNDNTHSDVFEVKQKDNRISKGLLDTFRRSDGNSASKKENDWLSNAAQAQKLNNQYGAADRLKDAAGQKNADFSALFDRRNDVFWHRDTAQDQALREANDLARKEAGQQKSAIAEASGNKGVKDSKYYGGGTFGSGSGSGSGAGSGGHGPVIVGHAGAGSQTGTAADLYRNAASGPRQRRRGGGGAIRRWHGCGQPRAGEGSAGG, encoded by the exons gtctgcattctctccactctcctggCCGTAGCAGTCACCATCAGCAGCGGCGCTGACAACGGCGCATACTCGAGCGGAAGCGGCGGTGACTACGCCTCCGTCAAGGCTGCCCAGGGGCATCAAGGAggcagtgggggaggagggacgtTCGGAGGAGCACAGGGACACAAGGCGGGGGGACATGGGGGAGGGCCCATCATTGTGGGACGTTCAGGAGGTGGAGGTCCGCATGTGGCTGGCGTCTCCACTCTGGACTCCTTCGGCAGCGCTCTAGGGGCTGGGGACGGCACCACGGCCTTCCAGCGCGGAACAGCTcag GTGCATGCACGTGACCGAGCTATTGCGCAAGCGCAAGAGCAGGCCAACCGCTGGTCGAGACATTATGACAATGCTGATGCCGGGGCCAGTCGCAGCGACAACCAGGGCCGCAAGGGGCAGCTTAAAGAGACCGCTTTCAACAACCAGGACCAACAG GCGAAGGGGAGTAACTCGCATCAGAGCGATTCGTATGACCGGAATTACGACAGGGGCTCCGAGACCGGCCAGAAACAAATTGACGCCAACGACAAACATGCCGGCGGTCTGCAGAGCCATGGACA GTACAACCGTAAAGACCAGGCGGCCAACCAAGGCAACAAGGCATTGTCCAACTCCAAGAACGCCTTCACCAATGAGAACAAGGGCCTCGCCAAGGTGGACTTTGCCTACAAGAAGAACTTCGACAACAACTTCTCGCAGATCGGAGGCTTCAAGGAGGCGGTGAGCAATGACAATACCCACTCGGACGTATTCGAGGTGAAGCAGAAGGATAATCGCATCTCCAAGGGCTTACTGGACACTTTCCGCAG ATCGGACGGGAACAGCGCCTCCAAAAAGGAAAATGATTGGCTGTCCAACGCCGCGCAGGCGCAGAAGCTGAACAACCAGTACGGCGCCGCTGACCGCCTGAAGGACGCCGCTGGTCAAAAGAACGCTGACTTCAGTGCTCTGTTTGACAG AAGGAACGACGTGTTCTGGCACCGTGACACGGCTCAGGACCAAGCCTTACGTGAAGCCAACGACCTGGCCCGCAAAGAGGCCGGCCAGCAGAAGAGCGCCATAGCGGAAGCCTCGGGCAACAAGGGAGTGAAGGACTCCAAGTACTACGGTGGCGGCACCTTCGGGTCGGGTTCAGGGTCTGGAAGCGGAGCGGGAAGTGGTGGCCACGGTCCCGTCATTGTCGGCCACGCTGGGGCGGGGTCCCAAACCGGTACAGCCGCCGACCTGTACAGGAATGCCGCTTCGGGTCCACGTCAGCgccggaggggtggtggtggggcaatCCGCCGCTGGCACGGGTGTGGGCAGCCCCGGGCCGGTGAAGGGTCGGCAGGAGGGTAG